The DNA sequence CTACCCACAGCAAAGAGAGCATAGGTTCTGCAGCAAACCCCAGACCACTCATTTCAGGACGACTAGAGATCGGTTGTCTAGAAAGCTCCTGTGCTCAGAAACAGCTTCCAAATGTGCCAAATTGACCATCAGGCATgttgaaagaaaaagaaaataggaATGCACTATAAGAAGGCAGGGCTACTCCAGAAACAGGAAAAATAATGTCTAATCTAAAGAGAAGAACAGGATACTACTGTATTAGTTTCATGCACACAAGAACAAAGTCAGACACTTTTTAAAATCTTCCTCAATTGCAACTTTCAAACATTACAATTCATACAATTTTTCTGAGAAAAAAAGGCTTCCTCAAAGCCTCTGTTCATACCTGACAGTATCATCTGATCATGAGTGGACACCAAGACATACAGCCCTTTTAAATCTGACACATTAATGTGTGAAATGTATCTTCACTTGTGATCAGACTTCATAATTGAAGAAAGGGAAAATAACATTGCTCTGCCCCATAATGAGGTAATGTAGTCCACCCACTCTGATTTGTCCAAACTGACTTGCCATGCCCAGAAGAGCTCCATGTACGTCTATAAAAGTATGAATACAGGACAAGACAAGAATTCATGCAGCAGAAGCAGAGGTCTGTCTTTGTAATGTTTTTCCATATAATCCTGCTTTGTCTTAGCCTTCTGACAACATGTCAAAAGCCACTTTGCCATATTATGGAAAGTCCTGAGTATCTTCTGCTGTCGAAAGATGGAGATGTGACAATTGGAGGAGCTTTTTCAATACACAGCGGTGTAACACTGCCACAAATGTCATTCACAGAAAAACCTACATCTCTGACATGTTCTAGGTTTGTGGAAACAGTGGAAACAGAACAATGGAGCAATTTGTTTATATGGTATGCACTTAAATACATTATTCTTTCATTTCTAGCTTTTAACTGTTTCCTTTTGCTCACAGATTTAACCTCAGAGAACTGCGCTTTGCTCAGGCCATGGTTTTTGTCATTGAGGAAATCAACAGAAGCAGCAGCCTGCTTCCCAATGTCTCAATCGGTTACAGGATTTATGACAACTGTGGATCAAGGTTCTTGTCTATGAAGGCAGCAATGGCTTTAATGAACGGTCAGGAACTAACAGCAGCTGAAGTCTGCTCTGGACAGGCATGGGTGCAAGCCATCATAGGGGAGTCGGAGTCTTCTCCTACTATAGTGCTCACCAAAACTACAGGGCCTTTTAATATCCCGGTGGTAAGACAGATTTAATGTTGTTGCTCTTCATTTCTTAAACTTAATTAATACTTGACTGAACACCAATTTTTCACTCATTATTTGTTGACTGTATTTTAACCTGATTGTATAAATGTATCCTTTAATCTTAAGTTTTATAAATATGTTATTACACTGTGTTTGTTTCTATTACTGACTGTTTATGCAGATAAACACAGATATATCAGACAAATATATATTGCATGACTTGATACTTTGATTTTGTACTGCTGTCTATATGGATAAACCTGAATTTTACAAGTGTTATCCAGATCTGTTCCATGTTGTTTGTAATAGTGCACAATGAAGGTTTGTAATCATGTTCTTTTCAAGTCTTCAGTACATTATATATTTGGCATGTTTCTTGTACCCAGTACACAGTGCTTCATCTAAACCATCTACTTTCTGAAATCTGCCTTTCTCTCCTAAGATCAGTCATTCTGCCACGTGTGAATGTTTGAGCAGCAGGACGGAGTATCCCTCTTTCTTCAGGACTATAGCTAGTGATTACTACCAGAGCAGAGCACTGGCCTATTTGGTCAAACACTTTGGCTGGTTTTGGGTAGGAACCGTGAACAGCGACAGTGACTACGGCAACAATGGAATGGCCATTTTCCTGGAAGCTGCCAAAGAGGAAGGGATATGTGTGGAGTACTCTGAAAAATTTGACCGGTCAGAACCTGCAAAGCTCATGAAAGTGGTTGACGTTATCAAAAAAAGCACGGCTAAAGTGGTCATCATATTTGTCGCCCACATTGAGATGAACATTCTTATAGAGCAACTAATTATACAGAATGTTACAGGTTTACAGATGATTGGCGTTGAGGGATGGATAACTGCGGTCAATCTTATTACTCCAACAAGCTACAATGTGCTGGGAGGATCCCTTGGATTTGATGTTGGAAAATCCAACATTATTGGTTTTGCTGATTATGTTATAAAAGAATTTTGGGAAGCAGTGCTGCCATGCACACTTACAGAGGGAGACAATTCTCAAGCTGAAAATGACTGCAGCAAATATAAGGACCTGATTCCATTCAAAAACTACAATGAAGACATCTCTGAATTAAGATATGCAAACAACATCTATAATGGAGTGTATGCCGTGGCACATTCTCTACACAGTCTACTGAAATGTACAGAAAACAAGGGCTGTGAGAAAAAACAGGCGATACAACCATGGCAGGTAGCATCATAATAAAGAAGACAAGTGATCAATCTAAGTATCGATTTTCACCCCATTTATTCCACTACCTTCTTTTTCCTCTCAAGGTTGTTGAGTCTCTGAAAAAGGTCAATTTCACCACAAAAACAGGAGAGCAGGTGTGGTTTGACAGCACTGGGGCAACAGCTGCAAAGTATGATGTGATCAACTGGCAGCGTGGGCCCAATGGAGAAGTGCTGTTTAAGCAAGTGGGCTACTACGATGCCTCTCTACCTTCTGGACAGCAGCTCATCATAACTGCTAAAAATATGGTGTGGGGGGGAGGACACACTGAGGTACAGACAAAGTTGGCTAATTATTATTGGGAAAAATTCTAAAtctgtaaaatgcattaatagCACTGATGGCAGCCACAATATGTTGCTTATATTAGAAGCCAAGATCTGTATGCAGTGAGAGCTGTCCTCGGGGTACAAGGAAGGCTGCACAAAAAGGGAAGCCGGTCTGCTGCTACGACTGCATACCATGTGCAGAGGGAGAGATCAGTAATATGACAGGTAATTTCAGATTTGCAGAGTTTCAAAGGAAATTTGTTAGTTTCACATTTTGCTCTCTCCTTCAACTATTTAGGATGCAGTTGCTGAACAATggcattaataaatgaaaacataAGTCCCAAACTATATTCACATGCACTCACATGATTCAATCAAGGTTTAAGACTCATGTATACTCATTTAGTCCCATAGTCTGTCATACACATACAAATAACACATGGCCCAGGCCAATAGTAACCTGATAATACCAGACAGATTGAGACAGCCTTTTGCCACCTCAATGACAAAATGAGAAAGTGCTGCATTTGTGCAAAGAGGGGGAGACCGCCCTCATTTTAGACATCTGGTTagaaaaattattaattatatattcaaATTCAACTGATAAAATATGAACAAAGTGCTCCAATAGGTGACAACTCAGGTTCATGACATCTTAGTCAAGCTTctttgtgaatgtaaatgtaacaatgTTTCTCTTCATTCGTAATAAAGATGACCACAATCTTTATCACATATGTACATTTTATTGACAATTAACAAGCATGCTTCATTTACTGTTTTACATTGTAggacttaaaaaaaatacatttgggcTTTGTGCTGAATGTGGTGACACTGACATCATCAGGCTGTCATTAGACACTGTTCCACTAAAACAGTAATAACCTCTTAGTGTAACACTAGCTTATATAATAATAcgcttgtttattgttttacagATTCAAATAACTGTGAGCAGTGTCCAGGAGAATACTGGTCAAATGCCGAAAGAGATAAATGTGTCTTAAAGGTTGTCGAATTTCTTTCATTTACTGAAGTCATGGGGATAATTCTAGTCTTTTTTTCCCTGTTTGGAGCAGGATTAACGCTGTTAGTGGCCATTCTGTTCCTGATTAAAAAGGACACTCCCATTGTCCGAGCCAACAACTCAGAGCTGAGTTTTCTGCTGCTCTTTGCACTGGCTCTGTGTTTCCTCTGTTCACTTACTTTCATCGGTCAGCCCTCCCAATGGTCCTGTATGCTGCGGCACACAGCTTTTGGGATCACCTTCGTCCTCTGCATCTCCTGTGTTCTGGGGAAAACAATAGTGGTGTTAATGGCCTTCAGGGCGACACTTCCAGGCAGTAATGTGATGAAATGGTTTGGGCCTCCACAGCAGAGACTCAGTGTTCTTGCCTTCACTCTTATACAGGTCCTCATCTGTGTGCTATGGTTAACAATATCCCCTCCGTTCCCCTACAACAACATGAAATACTACAAGGAGAAAATCATATTAGAATGTGACTTAGGTTCAGCAATAGGATTCTGGGCAGTGCTGGGTTATATAGGAGTTCTGGCAGGCTTGTGTTTTGTGTTAGCTTTTTTAGCCAGAAAGCTCCCTGATAATTTTAACGAAGCCAAATTCATCACATTCAGCATACTCATATTCTGTGCAGTCTGGCTTACATTTATCCCAGCTTATGTCAGCTCTCCTGGAAAGTTTACTGTAGCTGTAGAGATATTTGCTATTTTAGCCTCTAGCTTTGGTTTACTGTTCTGTATATTCACTCCCAAATGTTACATCATTCTCTTTAAGCCTGAACTAAATACAAAGAAACATATGATGGGGAAAATGGCATCAAAatcactttaaaaaaatgtaataaatatttcTATCTACAAACAATGATTGTCTCAGTCTTAATGTTGTTGTGGTCAAACAGAGTCAAATCTAATCAACTGTATTATCGCAGTGCTTAAGTGGAGTATAAATCAAATGCTAATACATATTGCCCATAATGAAGAGATGTGTCCTAGACCATAAAAATGGGCTGATctagggaggggggggggtctgcagttgtaaataaaagaaaataagtgtaaaagtgtaaatccagtctaaataaaagcaaaaagagTAAAACTGATCAGAATTATACTTGCATGGTGAAGCTGGTACACCGTAGTCATTTCTGCTTATAGTTAGCTTATGCACAAAACTATGTTGATCTGTAATCTCTGACACTTGTCCTTCACCTCTGTCTGTgtaattcagctactttctttCTATCCTTGTCCATGTTTAATAACAcactgtttttaaattaaaCCTATGCTTGCAAGGTTTATGATTGGTATAGATTGGTTAGCCTAACATACATCTAAATCGGGCCATGTGCCAATCTATAGTGACATTATTTTGCCTCCTAATGttgccaataaataaataaataaacttgcaCAATTTGCACTTAAAAGACTAGAGGTCACGTGTTGACAGGCGAATCATAAAACATCTGCAATTTTCTGTCAGATCACCATTTTATTTCTTAGTACCCTTAAGAAATGTTTTTCTTAGCTAAGCAACATAGTTTGGCAGTGATCTACTAAGTACTAGTAATCATCATCTGCAGATTGTGTGATTGAAAAAGAATACATATAGTGCATGTGTATAGGCTGCAACAAACATGTACTGTCAGGGATGAATTGAGGCACAGTCAGCTACAAATGACTACAAAAAATAGCCACATGGATTCCTGACTTCTCTGAAGGTGGTTTAATTTATATGACCCCAATGTGTCTTTGAGACAGAGTAGAGAATTTTCACACCTGTTCCTAGTGCTGTGTGCTTTATTTACTTGAGGCACATTATAAGACCAGGAGTGAACAGGGCCAAAGAAAATCCCACTAACACAAACTTGTATGACAGCATTCCAAAATAAACTGAAGATGTCAACCTTTATTTTTCTGAAAGGTGATGTGGGTTGAATCATTTAAGCATATTATGTGTCACTTTAGCATGCCAGATCTAATCATATTGATCATAGTTTGGCCATTTTTTTCATATCAcaactgtccaatgaaaaacatttgtctccaaaatggtgactttacaggagaatatgaaaaagaatgaatgtaaatgtagcatTTCTTTTGATCTATTtatacagaattatttacaaaGTATACAGGGCATCTACACGGTTCAAGCATTGGAGAAAACTAACAATACATGTTTTATaagacagcagcaatatgttaattaattaattatgacATACTACTattttatatgattatatataaatatatataataatagtcaTTTGACAATTgatttattacatatagattCTAATATATTGTTATACTTAGCAATGTAATTGCTTATacaagtattttatttttattttatttagatttttccCCATTTTCCCCAATTTGGACTTCTAATTACTCAACCTGTATGTAATCTGACTGGAATCCAAAACAGCAATCCTCTGATCACGGTGACAGTGCCTTAGTCAACTGTACCATCCCAGTCCCTACTCACGCAAGtaattattaatacaatatGAACACAAATTAGGTATTAAACATTAACTATAAGACAAATATTACATCAGATAGGCCACATTTAGTCCCACTCAACCTAAATTCAACAAcagaaaacttttaaaaatagtttacaTTTTTTCTCCACAGAAAGACCAACATCATATTTTTTGGCAGTTCAGAGTAATTtcataacaaaacaataaataattttaGAATCATGAAAATGAGTAGAGATTGTCTTTAAAGATATGAAAGAAAACatcaaaaacattttaattcaaCTGAATTAAAAGAGGAAAATGTGTTCTGGTTTAGTGTCATTGAAACATGCTATATCCAAAACAAAATAAGACTTAAAAGAGCTTTGAATGCTTCAAATCTGTGCTTTATTCTGTAATACAAACACTTAGCATATACATTTCAATGCTTATTCTGGGAGGACACTGTATTaatggtcagttcctgattccAAAGACCAGTAAAGCATCTTTGAAGAGTAAAGGGGCAGGAGGAGGATATTGTAACCCCTTGCATTACATTATATGATCACATGACGTCATATACATGGTCACATGATCTTATACTAGAAGTGTCTGGAATCAAGCCCTATATTAGATCTTTCAGATGCAGTAGGGTAATAGAGTGGTGCCCCAGAGTCTGTGTGATGTTTCTCTATGTAttcctgctgctctgtgtcTTCAAAGCAAAGGGGGAAAAGGCTAAATGTCAAATCATCGGGAGCCCAGAGCACCCCCTGCTCTCCAAGGACGGAGATGTTATCATTGGAGGTGCCTTTTCAATTCACAGCAAAATTACATTACAGACACTGTCATTTACTGAGAAACCACAACGTCTGACCTGCACCAGGTTTGTCTTTTGTTCTTTCACTCTACAACTACTGAGCTACTTTAATTGAGTTGGGAGGATGAGAAcctgtgtaaatgtaaactgtaCAAACCTAAGACTGTGTATTAGCAAAATTGTGGATGAGGACAATGTCAAAAATAGCTGTACTGTACTGACAAACTGTACCACtgtattttccttttttatagCCTGAACTTCAGAGAATTCCGGTTTGTTCAGACCTTGATCTTTGCTGTTGAAGAAATAAACAACAGTAGCCTTCTTCCTAATATTTCAATCGGATACAAGATATTTGATAGCTGTGGTTCAACACTAGCCTCTATGAGATCAGCTATGGCTTTGATAAATGGTCAGGAATTTACAGCACAAGAAACCTGCTCTGGTCACTCAGTAGTGCAAGCTATCATAGGAGAGTCAGAGTCTTCCTCAACCATTGTGATGTCGAGAGCAACAGGGCCATTCAAGATTCCAGTGGTAAAACACATGGACATTAAACTGGTTTTGTTAAAACCTGCAAGAGTGGCACTATAATAAGTGTATTTTAATGTGTCATTTACTGTCAACAGATCAGTCACTTTGCTACCTGTGCTTGTCTGAGCAACAGAAAAGAGTATCCCTCCTTCTTCAGAACAATTCCCAGTGATTTCTACCAGAGCAGAGCACTGGCACAGCTGGTAAAGTACTTTGGCTGGACCTGGGTTGGAGCAGTGAGAAGCGATAACGACTATGGCAACAATGGCATGGCCACATTTATGGAGGCAGCAAGAAAAGAGGGAGTGTGCATTGAATATTCTGAGGCCATTCTAAGAACAAGTTCCAAGGAGAGCATTGCTAAAGTTGTGGAAGTGATCAGAAAAGGCACTGCTAAGGTTTTGGTAGCCTTCCTGGCCCAGAGTGAAATGGATGTGTTGTTAGAGGAGGCCCTTGCTCAGAATGTGACAGGGCTACAGTGGATAGGAAGTGAGTCCTGGATAACAGCCAGATATCTGGCAACTGAAAAGACTTCACAAGTTATCAGCAGTGCAATAGGCTTCACAATCAACAAGTCTCAAATTCCAGGCCTGAAGGACTTCCTCGTCaaggtccatccatctcaaAGTCCCTCAAATGCTCTTCTCATGGAGTTCTGGGAAACAACATTTGGATGTCAGTTTTCTCTTAAGGATGAGAATGTGAAGGTTTGCACTGGCTTTGAGAATCTCagagaaataaataacacattCACTGATGTGTCAGAATTAAGGATTTCCAATAACGTCTATAAAGCTGTTTATGCAGTAGCCCATGCCCTGCACAACACATTGGCCTGCAAAGCTAATGGTTTCCCTGAAAATGAAATTTGTGCCCAAAAGGAGGCACTGCTCTCAAGTCAGGTGGGGAAGTATGAACATgttaagaaaaataagaaagtaGATAACACAAATGAGTGTGCATAGTTTGTTAGTCTGATAATTGCGAAATTCCTGTGTAATGATTTTTccaataaaattatattttaagttatagatatataaatagtaagatagatgtaaatgtatattttgcAGTAAAATGAGATTTCAAATTGTCTAAAATTATATTTCTAAGCAGAAGGAAAAATATTCATAagtgaaaacacaaaaacaagcaaaaactgTTTTCACCAGTTCACAAATAAGACTATTTTTTTCACCTACCTTTggtaaataataacaaaaaaatacagcaCAGTTTCCTATTTGTTTCTACAGGTACTGCATTCTTTACAAACTGTGAACTTCACAATGCCCACAGGTGAGCGTGTGTATTTTAACACTAATGGAGACCCCACCGCAAAGTATGAGCTTGTGAACTGGCAAAAAAATGCAGCTGGAGACACAGCCTTCATTACAGTGGGTCACTACGATGCCTCTCTCCCAAGTGACGAGCAGTTTGTCATGAAACCTGTCAATATAGTTTGGGCTGGTAATAACAATGTGGTAGGTATGATTAGAAAACTTACTGTACATGTATAATATTGATGACTACCACTGAAAGTATAACTGAGTGTATAATTGAATGTGTGCCAGAGGCCCAGATCTGTGTGCAGTGAGAGCTGCCAGCCAGGCTTTAGGCAGGCACAAATCAAAGGGAGGCCGCCCTGCTGCTTTGCTTGTATACAGTGCCCTGTGGGTGAAATCAGCAATCAGACtggtaatattttttaaatgaatctcACTGTTGAGAAACAAAACCAGGTTGGCAACAGCATGGATCTTGTAACAATGATGAATCTGTTTCATTTTAGACTCTGCTGAATGCATCAGATGTCCCCTGGAGTACTGGTCCAATAAAAACCACAGTCTCTGTGTTCCGAAGAAAGTTGAATTCCTCTCATTTGATGAAAATATGGGAATTCTCTTGACAGTGTTTTCATTAACTGGGGTTTCTATAACAGTAGCTATAGGACTGGTATTCTTCTACTTTATAGACACACCTCTTGTAAAGGCAAGCAACATTGAGCTGAGTTTCctgctgctcttctcactgaCACTGTGTTTCCTCTGTTCACTTACTTTTATTGGCCGGCCCTCTGAGTGGTCCTGTATGCTCCGTCACACAGCGTTTGGGATCACCTTTGCACTTTGCATGTCATGTGTCCTGGCAAAAACGATCGCAGTGGTGATGGCCTTCAGAGCAACAGTACCAGGAAACAGTCTTCCACAGTGTTCAATACCTGTACAGAGAATGGGGGTTTTTAGTTGCACTCTTTTTCAAGTCATCATATGTGTTTTGTGGTTGACACTAGCGCCACCAGTACCTCGCAAAAACATGGCTCACTCCACTGATAAAATAATTCTAGAATGTGATTTAGGCTCCACTGTAGGTTTCTGGGCAGTGCTGGGTTATATCGGACTCTTGGCTCTTTCGTGTTTTGTTTTAGCTTTTCTGGCTCGAAAGCTGCCTGATAACTTTAATGAAGCCAAATTCATCACATTCAGCATGCTCATATTCTGTGCAGTCTGGATCACCTTCATCCCAGCTTATGTCAGCTCTCCTGGAAAGTTCACTGTAGCTGTGGAGATATTTGCTATTTTGGCTTCCAGCTTTGGTTTACTGATCTGTATATTTCTACCAAAATGTTATATTATCATACTTAAGCCCCAGCAGAATACTAAAAAACATATAATGGGAAAAGCACTTTCAAAATCACAATGACTTTTCTTATTGAATAACATTGTATCAAGTGACTTTGTATTCagtgaaaatactgaaaaaaatttaaataaataaataataatatcatataaaatcaattaaaatgtagcaaaaaactaaattatttTTGTTGCATATCTCATATTTGTGGATCAGTGGACTGAAattaaatgctccaaaatgacttgtaatatattattttttacattgatgtCCATTAAAAgtttgttttccttctcctacaaattttgaaaatacatttttttacatgaGAGTTCTCTATAAAGAATGATCATAATTCTAAAGATAATTCTACACCAGGGATGGGCAATTCCAATCGTCAATggccggattcctgcacagttttctgtttttcttgctcaagcacacctgatacAACACACCTGCTAATtgtcaggtttagtaggtctgttagagcagggaaatcagcaaactgtgctggtcTCTGGCCCACGTTGCCCATCCCAGTTCTACAccctttttctgtcttttacaaGGTAGTATAAAACCAGTCACAAGACCAACAAGActtaatattttaaacttttcCCAAAACATGTTCAAATAAAATGTGGTATAATGTGGATTTGACCTATGCCCGTATTGGACCAAACACAATCAACAGTTCATTGCTCCATTTTAATGTCAGTCATCACACTGGCTCTCATCATTGGA is a window from the Salminus brasiliensis chromosome 13, fSalBra1.hap2, whole genome shotgun sequence genome containing:
- the olfch1 gene encoding olfactory receptor CH1 is translated as MFLYVFLLLCVFKAKGEKAKCQIIGSPEHPLLSKDGDVIIGGAFSIHSKITLQTLSFTEKPQRLTCTSLNFREFRFVQTLIFAVEEINNSSLLPNISIGYKIFDSCGSTLASMRSAMALINGQEFTAQETCSGHSVVQAIIGESESSSTIVMSRATGPFKIPVISHFATCACLSNRKEYPSFFRTIPSDFYQSRALAQLVKYFGWTWVGAVRSDNDYGNNGMATFMEAARKEGVCIEYSEAILRTSSKESIAKVVEVIRKGTAKVLVAFLAQSEMDVLLEEALAQNVTGLQWIGSESWITARYLATEKTSQVISSAIGFTINKSQIPGLKDFLVKVHPSQSPSNALLMEFWETTFGCQFSLKDENVKVCTGFENLREINNTFTDVSELRISNNVYKAVYAVAHALHNTLACKANGFPENEICAQKEALLSSQVLHSLQTVNFTMPTGERVYFNTNGDPTAKYELVNWQKNAAGDTAFITVGHYDASLPSDEQFVMKPVNIVWAGNNNVRPRSVCSESCQPGFRQAQIKGRPPCCFACIQCPVGEISNQTDSAECIRCPLEYWSNKNHSLCVPKKVEFLSFDENMGILLTVFSLTGVSITVAIGLVFFYFIDTPLVKASNIELSFLLLFSLTLCFLCSLTFIGRPSEWSCMLRHTAFGITFALCMSCVLAKTIAVVMAFRATVPGNSLPQCSIPVQRMGVFSCTLFQVIICVLWLTLAPPVPRKNMAHSTDKIILECDLGSTVGFWAVLGYIGLLALSCFVLAFLARKLPDNFNEAKFITFSMLIFCAVWITFIPAYVSSPGKFTVAVEIFAILASSFGLLICIFLPKCYIIILKPQQNTKKHIMGKALSKSQ
- the LOC140574728 gene encoding extracellular calcium-sensing receptor-like, yielding MFFHIILLCLSLLTTCQKPLCHIMESPEYLLLSKDGDVTIGGAFSIHSGVTLPQMSFTEKPTSLTCSRFNLRELRFAQAMVFVIEEINRSSSLLPNVSIGYRIYDNCGSRFLSMKAAMALMNGQELTAAEVCSGQAWVQAIIGESESSPTIVLTKTTGPFNIPVISHSATCECLSSRTEYPSFFRTIASDYYQSRALAYLVKHFGWFWVGTVNSDSDYGNNGMAIFLEAAKEEGICVEYSEKFDRSEPAKLMKVVDVIKKSTAKVVIIFVAHIEMNILIEQLIIQNVTGLQMIGVEGWITAVNLITPTSYNVLGGSLGFDVGKSNIIGFADYVIKEFWEAVLPCTLTEGDNSQAENDCSKYKDLIPFKNYNEDISELRYANNIYNGVYAVAHSLHSLLKCTENKGCEKKQAIQPWQVVESLKKVNFTTKTGEQVWFDSTGATAAKYDVINWQRGPNGEVLFKQVGYYDASLPSGQQLIITAKNMVWGGGHTEKPRSVCSESCPRGTRKAAQKGKPVCCYDCIPCAEGEISNMTDSNNCEQCPGEYWSNAERDKCVLKVVEFLSFTEVMGIILVFFSLFGAGLTLLVAILFLIKKDTPIVRANNSELSFLLLFALALCFLCSLTFIGQPSQWSCMLRHTAFGITFVLCISCVLGKTIVVLMAFRATLPGSNVMKWFGPPQQRLSVLAFTLIQVLICVLWLTISPPFPYNNMKYYKEKIILECDLGSAIGFWAVLGYIGVLAGLCFVLAFLARKLPDNFNEAKFITFSILIFCAVWLTFIPAYVSSPGKFTVAVEIFAILASSFGLLFCIFTPKCYIILFKPELNTKKHMMGKMASKSL